From one Notolabrus celidotus isolate fNotCel1 chromosome 24, fNotCel1.pri, whole genome shotgun sequence genomic stretch:
- the abcb6a gene encoding ATP-binding cassette, sub-family B (MDR/TAP), member 6a: MGFIQSFCEANSSISHTWVDEGISPCFYFTLVPSILLTLAFFLGTIHCIFYQKYGTAMEPKFIPRSRLYGLQQAISVLLLLQFLGGMVWRAASGAELPGYVVLYGCFSALGWVWAIALLRTERRRVLVMDRTRGHSTALLLFWAVAFSAENLAFVSWYSPHWWWGLEDNQQQVQFALWLMRYIGTGLLFFIGLKAPGLPRRPYMLLINEDERDVEHSAQSLLGGTEENLSTWQGFRKKVRLLVPYMWPRGNYLLQVLVLFCLGLLGVERVINVFVPIFYKNIVNELTDGSSWHALATTVCMYVLLKFFQGGGAGASGFVSNLRSFLWIRVQQYTNRVVQVRLFGHLHALSLRWHLGRKTGDVLRSIDRGTSSINSLLSYIVFSIFPTIADIVISIIYFITYFNAWFGLIVFVCMALYLTLTIIITEWRTKYRRDMNQQDNNAKSKAVDSLLNFETVKYYNAESYEVSRFEGAILKYQVSEWKTQASLAFLNQTQNLIIGSGLLAGSLLCAYFVTEGKFQVGDFVLFGTYIIQLYTPLNWFGTYYRMIQNSFIDMESMFKLFEEEEEVKDVVNAGNFLYKLGKVEFENVYFSYTDGKVILQDVSFTVLPGQTVALVGPSGSGKSTIVRLLFRFYDVQGGSISIDGQDISKVKQMSLRAHIGVVPQDTVLFNDTIRDNIRYGRISASDQEVEEAALAADIHDKIMTFPEGYDTQVGERGLKLSGGEKQRVAIARTILKAPQIVLLDEATSALDTQTERNIQASLSKVCANRTTVVVAHRLSTIIGADQILVISDGRIAERGRHEELLLKGGLYADMWMKQQQAQDSDSSDTESKDRKSEKLQPPSTSSDQHGH, translated from the exons ATGGGTTTCATTCAGAGCTTCTGTGAGGCCAACTCCTCCATCTCCCACACCTGGGTGGATGAGGGCATCTCCCCCTGCTTCTACTTCACCCTGGtcccctccatcctcctcaccctTGCCTTCTTCCTCGGCACCATTCACTGCATCTTCTACCAGAAATATGGAACAGCGATGGAGCCAAAATTCATCCCTCGCTCCCGTCTGTACGGCCTCCAGCAGGCCATCTccgtcctcctcctgctgcagttcCTGGGCGGGATGGTGTGGCGGGCTGCGAGCGGAGCAGAGCTCCCGGGTTACGTGGTTCTGTACGGCTGCTTCTCGGCACTGGGCTGGGTTTGGGCTATAGCTCTGCTGAGGACGGAGAGGCGCAGGGTCCTGgtgatggaccggacacggggCCACAGCACGGCTCTGCTGCTGTTCTGGGCCGTGGCTTTCTCGGCGGAGAACCTTGCCTTCGTCTCTTGGTACAGCCCTCACTGGTGGTGGGGTCTGGAGGACAATCAGCAGCAG GTGCAGTTCGCTCTCTGGCTGATGCGCTACATCGGCACCggactcctcttcttcatcggTCTGAAAGCTCCCGGTTTGCCTCGGAGGCCGTACATGCTGCTGATAAACGAGGACGAGCGGGACGTGGAACACAGCGCACAG AGTCTTTTAGGCGGAACGGAGGAGAACTTGTCTACATGGCAGGGCTTCAGGAAGAAGGTCCGCCTGCTAGTTCCGTACATGTGGCCCAGGGGGAACTACCTGCTCCAGGTGCTGGTCCTGTTCTGTTTGGGTCTGCTGGGAGTCGAGAGAGTGATCAACGTCTTTGTTCCCATTTTCTACAAGAACATTG TGAATGAACTGACCGATGGCAGCAGCTGGCACGCTCTGGCTACgactgtgtgcatgtatgtcCTGCTCAAGTTCTTCCAGGGTGGCGGAGCAG GCGCCTCAGGGTTTGTCAGCAACCTGCGCTCCTTCCTGTGGATTCGCGTGCAGCAGTACACCAACCGTGTGGTTCAGGTGCGTCTCTTCGGCCACCTGCACGCCCTCTCCCTGCGCTGGCATCTCGGCCGCAAGACGGGGGACGTGCTGAGGAGCATTGACCGCGGGACCTCGTCCATCAACAGCCTGCTCAG CTACATCGTGTTCAGCATCTTCCCCACCATCGCAGACATCGTCATCTCCATCATCTACTTCATCACGTATTTCAACGCCTGGTTCGGCCTCATCGTCTTCGTCTGCATGGCGCTGTACCTTA CtctcaccatcatcatcactgagTGGAGGACAAAGTACAGGCGGGACATGAACCAGCAGGACAACAACGCCAAATCCAAAGCGGTGGACTCGTTGCTGAACTTTGAGACG GTGAAATACTACAACGCAGAGAGTTATGAAGTGAGCCGATTCGAGGGCGCCATCTTGAAATATCAG GTGTCGGAGTGGAAGACCCAAGCATCCCTGGCCTTCCTGAACCAGACACAGAACCTCATCATCGGGTCAGGTCTGCTGGCCGGGTCGCTGCTGTGTGCTTACTTTGTGACTGAGGGAAAGTTTCAG GTTGGAGATTTTGTTCTCTTTGGGACCTACATCATCCAGCTGTACACCCCCCTCAACTGGTTCGGCACCTACTACAG AATGATCCAGAACTCCTTCATCGACATGGAGAGCATGTTCAAACTctttgaagaagaggaggag GTGAAGGATGTCGTCAACGCAGGAAACTTTCTCTACAAGCTTGGAAAAGTGGAGTTTGAGAACGTTTACTTCAGCTACACAGACGG CAAAGTGATTCTTCAGGATGTCTCCTTCACCGTGCTTCCAGGACAGACGGTCGCCCTG GTTGGTCCGTCAGGCTCAGGGAAGAGCACCATCGTTCGTCTCCTCTTCCGCTTCTACGACGTCCAGGGAGGCTCCATCAGCATCGATGGACAGGATATATCCAAA GTGAAGCAGATGTCGCTTCGAGCTCACATCGGCGTGGTTCCTCAGGACACCGTGCTCTTCAACGACACCATCCGCGACAACATCCGCTACGGTCGCATCTCCGCCAGCGaccaggaggtggaggaggccgCTTTAGCTGCTGACATCCACGACAAGATCATGACCTTCCCTGAAG GTTATGATACACAGGTGGGAGAAAGAGGTCTGAAGCTGAGTGgaggagagaagcagagagtggCCATCGCAAGAACAATCCTCAAAGCTCCTCAGATCGTCCTGCTGGATGAG GCTACATCCGCACTGGACACGCAGACAGAACGCAACATCCAGGCCTCGCTTTCTAAAGTCTGTGCAAACCGTACAACAGTTGTTGTAGCTCACAG gttGTCTACGATAATCGGCGCAGACCAGATCCTAGTGATCAGCGATGGTCGCATTGCAGAGCGAGGACG ACACGAGGAGCTGCTCCTGAAGGGAGGCTTGTATGCAGACATGtggatgaagcagcagcaggctcAGGACTCTGACTCCTCTGACACTGAATCCAAAGACCGCAAGTCTGAGAAGCTGCAGCCGCCGTCCACGTCCTCAGACCAGCACGGACACTGA